In one Rhinopithecus roxellana isolate Shanxi Qingling chromosome 1, ASM756505v1, whole genome shotgun sequence genomic region, the following are encoded:
- the DAZL gene encoding LOW QUALITY PROTEIN: deleted in azoospermia-like (The sequence of the model RefSeq protein was modified relative to this genomic sequence to represent the inferred CDS: deleted 1 base in 1 codon): MAAPSCGSDRTKVRLTPSLWHESAANPETPNSTISREASTQSSSAATSQGYVLPEGKIMPNTVFVGGIDVRMDETEIRSFFARYGSVKEVKIITDRTGVSKGYGFVSFFNDVDVQKIVESQINFHGKKLKLGPAIRKQNLCAYHVQPRPLVFNHPPPPQFQNVWTNPNTETYMQPPTTMNPITQYVQAYPTYPNSPVQVITGYQLPVYNYQMPPQWPVGEQRSYVVPPAYSAVNYHCNEVDPGAEVVPNECSVHEATPPSGNGPQKKSVDRSIQTVVSCLFNPENRLRNTVVTQDDYFKDKRVHHFRRSRAMLKSV, from the exons TCTGCTGCAAATCCTGAAACTCCAAACTCAACCATCTCCAGAGAAGCCAGCACCCAGTCCTCATCAGCTGCAACCAGCCAAGGCTATGTTTTACCAGAAGGCAAAATCATgccaaacactgtttttgttggaGGAATTGATGTTAGG ATGGATGAAACTGAGATTAGAAGCTTCTTTGCTAGATACGGTTCAGTGAAAGAAGTGAAGATAATCACTGATCGAACTGGTGTGTCCAAAGG CTAtggatttgtttcattttttaatgacgTGGATGTGCAGAAGATAGTAGAA tcaCAGATAAATTTCCATGGTAAAAAGCTGAAGCTGGGCCCTGCAATCAGGAAACAAAATTTAT gtgcTTATCATGTGCAGCCACGTCCTTTGGTTTTTAATCATCCTCCTCCACCACAGTTTCAGAATGTCTGGACTAATCCAAACACTGAAACTTACATGCAGCCCCCAACCACAATGAATCCTATAACTCAGTATGTTCAG GCATATCCTACTTACCCAAATTCACCCGTTCAGGTCATCACTGGATATCAGTTGCCTGTATATAATTATCAG atgccgcCACAGTGGCCTGTTGGGGAGCAAAGGAGCTATGTTGTACCTCCG gctTATTCAGCTGTTAACTACCACTGTAATGAAGTTGATCCGGGAGCTGAAGTTGTGCCAAATGAATGCTCAGTTCATGAAGCTACTCCACCCTCTGGAAATGGTCCACAAAAG AAATCTGTGGACCGAAGCATACAAACGGTGGTATCTTGTCTATTCAATCCAGAGAACAGACTGAGAAACACTGTTGTTACCCAAGATGACTACTTCAAG GATAAAAGAGTGCATCACTTTAGAAGAAGTCGGGCAATGCTTAAATCTGTTTGA